Genomic window (Zingiber officinale cultivar Zhangliang chromosome 2B, Zo_v1.1, whole genome shotgun sequence):
TTGGCTAAAACCGGTTGATGGACATAGAGAcctcgaaatgacatgaaactagtttctatgtattcgtctagttctcccgattgtaaaaatattatcaaacatcaatttgaccaaatatattgagagcggtaattttttaaacatgaattaatttttcaaatacattcgtatttaaaaaaaatcactgctttcaatatattaggtcaaattaatgtttaatagtatttttataatcagaataattagacgaacacatagaaactgatttcatatcatttcaagATATCTAGCTCTATCAACCGATTTTAGCTGAAACTGACTGATGAATTTTTTCAAACACATAAAAAGAAATCAATTCAACTGGAAAATTTTTTTCAGTCAAATTGATTTGAAGATAAGGGTAAAACAGAAAATGGGTacgtgatttaataattttaaaactatgatacatgatttgaatattttgaaaacttatctaCTGGGTTTGGTAAATAGTTGAATTATATACCCTATTTCTATTTTATCCCTCTTTATTTAGCCTAATTGATTGCTACACGCAATTGATTAATTagggtattttttaaaaaaaaatagatagattttttaaaataaataacttaTTCATATTTGATACGGGATGTTATGGGTGGACCTGAATATAATATGATAGCTAAAGTCAATGTGACGTATCATTCAAAGTCAAGAGAGTGTGGTACCTACCGTGTCACACTTTACTCTTTGCCAAGCATTAAGGTCTTCAATACAAGGATAATCGGCTCAAGAGCCTATCAAACCTAAGAGACCTAGTACTCTATTCCTGTATTAAGACATTTATTATATATCTAATCATTCGATAGTCGATCGAGTTTAAGTGATGTCTGACATATCACAAAGTCGGTCGGTCATATATTGGGCCGAAGTAAGGAGATCCAGCTTTCCACTCAGTACAAGTCTTTCAGCATATGACCGATTGTACCGGTCGACCCCACTGTCGGTCGACCCTATGGGTTTTCTCACATGCCAATCTTCGGTAATAACTCCGATCAAATTTATACTACTCAATATGTCCATCTCTTATATGTATTAAAGATAAAAGTGTAAACCAACTCTCCTTATAAACTCAGTCGAACTTCCAGATCTCAGGTTCTTACTTCAAATGCAAGTCTTCTCTCATATTGATGATCAATTAAAGTACCGATCAAATCTCTCGAGACTTAGTTCCCCATTTCTTAGAGGCAAGTACCTTGGTATATGATTGGTCGACCATAGAACCAACCAGACCCAAGAGACTTAGCTTCATATTACTTCAAGAGCAGATTCCTAGCATCACCTAGTGTATAATCGAACAACTTAAGGAAATGATGATTATACAGTCAGTCAATTTAAAGATCCGGTCGAAATACACTCAGCAGACAATATGGTCAAACAATCACAACAACCTGTTAGAGTAACAACcgtttgtcagagaatattcctcTATTGTAATATAAGTACTCAATGGAACCTTCTTCGGAGATGACTTTACACTTTCCATCAGCCGACACATTATTACAACATATTCTTTCAACCACCTCATTAATGAGGTTAAGTTACAAAAGGGGTGCGCACGAGTAACGAAAGATTCCTCGAACGGTAACTATACGCCTCCCAGGCTGTACATATTCCCTTACTTGACAACTTCTAACACCCGACATTCTCAATCACCTCATGATTGTGAAGGTTATGAGAGGTAGTATATAAAGGAAGGATATTATCCGTTGACGAGGTATGTGAGATTACATTAAGTTACTCTCAATTACACTCGGTTATCCACACTCATCTACTATTCTTATTTCCACTCAGCCAAcatactaacttgagcgtcggagagcttATGTCAGAAACTCCTCCCCTAGTTTTTGGCACCGACGTCCTATCTACTCTCTTTGGTTtgtgtagagaggaagaagaagtccaTTTTTCTCTAATTCAAAGTCTTCACACCATCAACAGTGCAACCACCTGCCTAGCACGTCATCTCTCtaactttcagacaggatcaatattaAAAAATCATTAGCCGAAATCGGTCAAAATCAGCTGATCAACCTAAAGAACTCGGAATGATATAAAATCCGATCTTATATGTTCatttagttctcctaattatcCTTATacacttaaatattaatttgacataatatattgagagtaataattttaAGATACATGATTTGATCATTTTAAAAGTTAGGTACATGATTTGAATATTTAGGAACTTTACTTAAACGATTTGTTAATTTGTCATTCTAAAGATGATCGATTCAATCTAAGAGATGTTTCTCATCAACCATCAGTATAAATCGAAAAACACTCACAAAAACTCATCCAAGTGGCCAGTTTTCTTAGATTTATCTTTccactaaaaaaaatttctacaatGTACCACAACTGAAATTTAAACCTTACATATCTAATTAACAGTTTAGAAAATTTAACCGCTGCATCGTAGTCCTGACACATATGGTATGATTGATGTTAGAGATAAAAGATATTAAAAGATAATACCTGCAATGCGTGATCTACTAACCCATTACGGTTTAGGAGCATAGGTAACGATAAAGGTAGATATATTTTTTACATCTATCAGAACCCTAAGTCTTATCATTTTCTATTTCCTCTCCTTTGCGCACCGATGATGACTTAGACATTTGAAGGATCTTGCTGAGGTAACTTCTGATAAGTCCTTGCACGTCTGTTATTTTTCATTGAGTCAATCACGTACGAGAAGAAGACATATGACGCGTGTAATTTCTTGAGATGTATGAATAAAAGACTCGACATGGATCTCCTTCTTACTCAAAAACGAGTGAAAGATGCATTCGAAGTCGTGTTTTTCCTAATCCACCTCAATTTCGAGCAAGGGCACAAGTATGCACGATAGtaaacactaaaaaaaaaaagattttttttaaaaaaataatgaacaagttttttatttattttcaattaaaaattctGCATTTACTTGACCCCTGTGGAGTGTGGACTGTGCTGGGAAATTAATTGGAAACGGCCATGGCCGGCGGCGACCTCCACGGAAGCTTTCAACAGGAGCCTCCTCCGGCGGCGGCGCATTAATCAGCAGCAGTGGCGCATTAAAGACGCAGCTGCTGCTGATTAATTTCAAGGAATAAAAAACAACACGAGACCCACGGAAATGAAGGGAATCCAAAGCCCTCGCAAATCAAAATGTGAAAttgcaaaaaaaaacaaaaaatttgagataaaaatattgggtaaaaataaaaaagactaTTGTTTTTTAACAGCACTcctcttttatttattatcaaaatgaCATCCTATTTCCATCAATATATTTTGTTCATAACTACTTTTAGTGTTTTTGGCATGATTGGAGTAGCTATGAGTTTATAACtactataaaattataatagctatgatttcatattttacattatagccactttaattttgatcaaaattaataatattgTATTTTAACAATTATAGTAAATAATCGTTACAATATAGGTATTTCATCtctaatcaatattatattatgACAAATTTCAACTCTTTTCAATATTAACTATAGAATATGATCACTTTATTTCTGAACAATAttgattaatattatattataataattataaatcatcattgatattttatttttatcaacatcaagCTTCAGCATTGTATTATACAAGTTATGGTCATGTAACTACTATAACTATTATACCTGTATAATTGTAATAGTTATAAAAGTCACAATGACTATAATTATGTAGCAGTTACTATTATAATTATGAAGCAACTATAATCTCATAGCTATGATATTGTTAAAAACAAGAATAGTTTCACTAGGTAAAATGTACAATTGTCAGAtggatcatttatatatataataaatgaaaGTGGGACCTTTACCATgagttcaataaaaaaaaaaagatgttcttttgatttttataaaaaaaattgtagaaTATGCAAGAGATAAAAGAAGGAAAATATATATGCTAAAGAAATTTTACCTACTGTATTCTCTGTATTCTCATTATGAATAAGCATTTGTAGAGGCTAAAATCAAAGCCAAAATGAGACTAATATCTATGAATGATTTGTTTTATTTGAATTGGTTTGATTTATCTGGTGCATTGGTTTTGGAGTGTATATGTCGACCACCAAAAGGAGATGGAGAAAGAAAATGAAAGCTTTTATTTTATGTCTTCTTCTTCAATTACTGTGATAGATGATGATCATAATCAATCATTGTTAGTCATCGGTGGCCGACGATCATCTAGAGGGGCCGACGATGAGATGATGGTTGATGCTCGTGAAAGGAGGTATCATAGTTCTTTATTGTGAATGTGTCCGATGGAGATCATCTTTCATAGGTAGAACCGACTTGCCTACAGTGTTTGAGGGGATGAAGGTCTAGCGAGAGATCAAGGAGTTGAAGAAGTTGATCATGAGGGGTGCCAGCTAATTTGGTGCGAGGATGAAGATTGAGTGAGAAATCAAGACGACACGGTACAGGGGCGGAGGAGGGTCTGACCTTTGAATATCAAGGAGGCGGCAAGAGGATGCTTAACCAATTTAGAATTTCATCACATCTCAAAGTCtgaaacaaatttaaaatttctagggAACTTGACTAAGCATCTAAAATAGGAGGACAAAACGAAAATTTATCCCTAGGAAATGAAAGGGAACAAAAAAAGAGAGGAGATACTAGGCAGCAAAAAAGTTTTAAATTCATTTGAAGAACATAAACTTGTTAATTCTAAAGAACCAAATTATCAAGAAACTCTCAATCTCATAGATCTTTATACTTCCATCCAAAACTATAAAAATTCATGAAGAATTCTAACAAACCATGTTCTAATCACTCCTTTTTCAACTCAATTATGAGCTATAGCAATTGAGgagcattaaaaaaaaatattgaattcaTTTATTAACAGCAAAGTCTGTGCTTTATGAGCAGTTGTTAATTCAAACCTTGACCATTTGAAGCCAATCTAAATCAATTTGTCAAAGCAAGCAACTACCCATTTTACTCATCTAATTATTAGGAATCCTTAATTATGTTAGTTCAATTAAATGTTACAGCAATTATAAATTCTTCTCTTGCAACCAAAAGGCATTAGTTGTACCAATCAACCAACTACAAGTTGACTTATGAGGTTGTGTTCATTCTTTGTTCACAGAAAAGAAAAACGTTTTAGAACAATTTGTTTAAAAAGATAGTACCAGAAGAATACTTGTATAATATGACAGGTTTCCTACCTTATATCAACAACTAACAAATAAAAATCATTGAAGAATTTTCAGCAGAAGAAAATGAGTTTAAATGAGTTGAAGAAAACATTTGAAGTCAAACTTGTAAGGCAGAAATGAAACTGACCTTTCAAGTTGAAGTTGAAGATGAAGATGAGATGTGGAATCTTCAATAAGCTAAAATCATCGGCAAGCATTCAAAAGTAGGGATGAGAAGGATGTTTGTTCACAAGTTTTCAAATGTTTGCTGAAGAAAATTTCTTCTCCTCTTCAGACCTACAACAAAGAACAGAAGAATGAAATTGCAATTTGGAAATCATGGAACAAATGTTGAACTCCTCTTTGAATTGTGAAATCTCTTGATTTCTAACTAAACTATGGAATGCATTTacagagaggaaaaaaaaatagaaaaaagaagaaggaatcgacgtatacaaaatctaaaGGAAGAATTGAAAAGTGAGGGGACAAATCCTGTTTTTTTAGCTCAATGCTCAATCAACTGAGGCAAGGGAGATGCTGGCACTGGAAATGGTGCCATGGCTCTCCTCGCAGAGAGCCAGAGCGCTCTCGAGGTTGGCGACGATGTCGGTCATGCTCGGGCGCTCCTTGCCCTCAAGGTTGACGCAGTGGACGGCGGTGTATGCCACCAGCTCCACCGCCTCGGCCTCGTGCTGCAAGGGTTGTCCGACTCGGACGTCGAGCACCTTGCCGACCTCGCCAGCCACAACGAAGGGTACGGCGTAGGCGACGACGCTGGTCGGGTTCCCGTCGTCGTCCTTAAAGATGGCCCTGCGGCCGGTGAGGACCTCGAGCATCACGACGCCGAGGCCGTAGACGTCGCTCTTGACAGTCAAGTGCTGGAGACCGTAGTATTCGGGGTCCATGTAACCGACGGTGCCCGCCGCCCGCAACGAGAGATGGTCGCCCTCCGACTCCGGCCCCATCAGGGAGAGACCGAAGTCCGACACCCGGGCGACCCAGTTCGCGTCCAGCAAAATGTTAGAGGATTTGATGTCGCGGTGGATGATCGGCGGCACGGCGTAGCTGTGGAGGTACTCTATTCCCCGCGCGGCGTCGAGCAGCACCTTGATCCTCATCTTCCATGAGTTCAACACGCTGGATTCTTCGCCGTTCTTCGGGTGGAGATGGTCATAGAGAGCTCCATTCTTCATGTACTCGTAGACCAGGAGACGCTCCTCCTTCTCCTCGCAGTAGCCCACCAAGGCCACCAGGTGCTTGTGGTGGAGCCGAGAGAGGAACGCGAGCTCTGACTGGAAAGCGCTCTCCTTTTCCTGGAATTTGTTCGTTCGCGGCACCGTATCGCTCCGCTTTATTGCCACCTCACGCCCGTCGGCAAGCTTCCCCTTGTACACGGTGCCGAAGCTGCCACCCCCAATTTTGGTCTCGAAGGAGAAATTGTTGGTGGCAGCGGCGAGCTCCTCAAAGCTGAACTCCTCGGCCCGGTCCTTGAAGGAGGACGGGCCGCTCCTCTGCCGGTTCATCACCCGCGACCCTTGTCGCCGGAAGATTCGAGACCGCGAGGCGGAAGGCGACACAAAAGGACTCGATGATGGGCCGCCCGTCCCAGAGGAATGCCCGGTGTGAGGTCCGCCGTTCGCGGAGGCTGTAATCGTTGGTTGAACGGAGTTGTGGACTTTCTTGCGCCTGCAAATGCCAACCCATATGCAATAGACAATGGAGCAGAGACCGGCAAATGTACCGACCGACCCGATGATCGCGAAAGCTCGCCACCCCCTATTAGTCCTTGAAGAAGAAGACGGAGGGAACTGTGGCGGTGGCGGAGACAGAGGGGACGATTGTTGGGTTAGATCATCGCAACGCTGGCATATAACTTCGGAACCCGAACACAGGTTTTCCGAATTAGGGAACACCCCGCAACGACAAGAACTCTGGTTGGAGATGCAGATTCCAGGTAGAATTTCTGGCAAGGGAAGCCTCGCCACCGCCGGGTTGTTCCTATCCACCCCCCAACAAAGCACACTAAAGTTCGCCGTCGTTAGGCCGCAGGTAAGGTTGCCACCGGCGACGATTAACTCGAAGGCAGTCATGTTCACTGGCGCGTACTCACCGCCCGTGACTCCATCCCAGCAGACTACCGTGCCGTTGGTTCGCCTGACCGCGCAGGTGTGATTAAAACCCAGCGCGAGGCTCCTGAACTCGAACGCTGAATTAGGGGAGGGAGGCGTCTGGCCGTTGCTGCATACTACGCGACCTCCGGTGTCGATGCTGCAGGCGTGGTTATCGCCGGCGTATATTCTCAACACGGTGGAGTTCGCGAAAAACTCCTGGATTTCATCGCCGAGAGGTCCCCAACAGCGTACGGAGTTGCTAGTATTCACGGCACAAGTAAAGGACTGACCGGAGGTGAGGGAGCTGTAAGAACCGTTGGCAAAGGAAGGGAATCTGCGGTTCTCTCTCCACCACCGGACGCCAGTGCGGCCAAGATCGATGCTGGCGATCTGGCCCGCTCCGACGGCGAGCTCCTCGAGGCCATATGGGCCGTTGTAGAGGCGCTTCGGGCGAAACGCCGTGGCGGAGGAATCCGA
Coding sequences:
- the LOC122047839 gene encoding putative serine/threonine-protein kinase-like protein CCR3, producing the protein MLTAAIPAVVTLLAVLSPSPACATGSASTIAIAADSSTVCGVTYGPPSSVLCARPGDRASSFPIPPNISFSSISGGSASLCGLRSGGTAFFCWNASDSSATAFRPKRLYNGPYGLEELAVGAGQIASIDLGRTGVRWWRENRRFPSFANGSYSSLTSGQSFTCAVNTSNSVRCWGPLGDEIQEFFANSTVLRIYAGDNHACSIDTGGRVVCSNGQTPPSPNSAFEFRSLALGFNHTCAVRRTNGTVVCWDGVTGGEYAPVNMTAFELIVAGGNLTCGLTTANFSVLCWGVDRNNPAVARLPLPEILPGICISNQSSCRCGVFPNSENLCSGSEVICQRCDDLTQQSSPLSPPPPQFPPSSSSRTNRGWRAFAIIGSVGTFAGLCSIVYCIWVGICRRKKVHNSVQPTITASANGGPHTGHSSGTGGPSSSPFVSPSASRSRIFRRQGSRVMNRQRSGPSSFKDRAEEFSFEELAAATNNFSFETKIGGGSFGTVYKGKLADGREVAIKRSDTVPRTNKFQEKESAFQSELAFLSRLHHKHLVALVGYCEEKEERLLVYEYMKNGALYDHLHPKNGEESSVLNSWKMRIKVLLDAARGIEYLHSYAVPPIIHRDIKSSNILLDANWVARVSDFGLSLMGPESEGDHLSLRAAGTVGYMDPEYYGLQHLTVKSDVYGLGVVMLEVLTGRRAIFKDDDGNPTSVVAYAVPFVVAGEVGKVLDVRVGQPLQHEAEAVELVAYTAVHCVNLEGKERPSMTDIVANLESALALCEESHGTISSASISLASVD